From the genome of Azospira restricta, one region includes:
- a CDS encoding branched-chain amino acid ABC transporter permease — MNTVFGKTGAAYLAGVVLLLLAPLAIYPVLVMKVLCFALFACAFNLLLGYTGLLSFGHAAFLGSAAYLTGHALKVWEVPTLVGLLLGTAGAAALGWVVGSLAIRRQGIYFTMTTLALAQMVYFVFIRSSFTGGEDGLQDVPRGSLFGIDLSDDTNLYYLVVAIFCGAFWLIRRIIDSPFGQILKAIRENEPRTISLGYDVARYKLLAFVLSAALAGLAGATKTLVFTFATLTDAHWHASGEVVLMTLVGGVGTVLGPLVGATVIVALQNLLADKVGSLVTVIMGVIFVLCVLAFRRGVVGESIALYRRMIGEKP; from the coding sequence ATGAACACCGTTTTCGGCAAGACCGGCGCCGCCTACCTCGCCGGGGTCGTCCTGCTCCTCCTCGCGCCGCTGGCGATCTATCCGGTGCTGGTGATGAAGGTGCTGTGTTTCGCGCTGTTCGCCTGCGCCTTCAACCTGCTGCTCGGCTATACCGGGCTGCTCTCCTTCGGCCACGCCGCCTTCCTCGGCAGCGCCGCCTACCTGACCGGGCATGCGCTGAAGGTCTGGGAAGTGCCGACCCTGGTCGGGCTGCTGCTCGGCACCGCCGGCGCCGCGGCGCTCGGCTGGGTCGTCGGCAGCCTGGCCATCCGCCGCCAGGGCATCTATTTCACGATGACCACGCTGGCGCTGGCGCAGATGGTGTACTTCGTCTTCATCCGTTCGTCCTTCACCGGCGGCGAGGACGGCCTGCAGGACGTGCCGCGCGGCAGCCTGTTCGGCATCGACCTCAGCGACGACACCAACCTCTACTACCTCGTCGTGGCGATCTTCTGCGGCGCCTTCTGGCTGATCCGGCGCATCATCGATTCGCCGTTCGGGCAGATCCTGAAGGCGATCCGCGAGAACGAGCCGCGCACCATCTCGCTCGGCTACGACGTCGCCCGCTACAAGCTGCTCGCCTTCGTGCTGTCGGCCGCGCTGGCCGGCCTGGCCGGGGCGACCAAGACGCTGGTGTTCACCTTCGCGACGCTGACCGACGCGCACTGGCATGCCTCCGGCGAAGTGGTGCTGATGACGCTGGTCGGCGGCGTCGGCACGGTGCTCGGACCGCTGGTCGGTGCCACCGTCATCGTCGCCTTGCAGAACCTGCTCGCCGACAAGGTCGGCTCGCTGGTGACGGTGATCATGGGCGTCATCTTCGTGCTCTGCGTGCTGGCCTTCCGGCGCGGCGTGGTCGGCGAGTCGATCGCGCTCTATCGCCGGATGATCGGGGAAAAGCCGTGA
- a CDS encoding branched-chain amino acid ABC transporter permease, whose translation MTELFGIPLAALYGQLVLGLVNGSFYAMLSLGLAVIFGMLNIINFAHGALYMAGAMLAWMGLQYLGVGYWWMLLLAPLAVGLIGIVIERLLLQWLYKLDHLYGLLMTFGLALIMEGLFRDSYGVAGQPYPIPEGLGGALDLGFMMLPKYRAWVIVASLAICLFTWYVIEKTRLGAYLRAATENPKLTQAFGINVPLMVMLTYGFGVGLAGLAGVLAAPATQVGPLMGSNLIIVVFAVVVIGGMGSILGTVVTGLGLGLIEGLAKVFWPEVSATVVFIIMAIVLMLRPSGLFGRQQS comes from the coding sequence ATGACTGAACTGTTCGGCATTCCGCTGGCCGCCCTCTACGGGCAGCTGGTGCTGGGGCTGGTCAACGGCTCCTTCTACGCGATGCTGAGTCTCGGCCTGGCCGTGATCTTCGGCATGCTCAACATCATCAACTTCGCCCACGGCGCGCTGTACATGGCCGGCGCCATGCTGGCCTGGATGGGGCTGCAGTACCTCGGCGTCGGCTACTGGTGGATGCTGCTGCTGGCGCCGCTGGCCGTCGGCCTGATCGGCATCGTGATCGAGCGCCTGCTGCTGCAGTGGCTGTACAAGCTCGACCACCTCTACGGCCTGCTGATGACCTTCGGCCTGGCGCTGATCATGGAAGGGCTGTTCCGCGATTCCTACGGCGTCGCCGGCCAGCCCTATCCGATCCCGGAAGGTCTCGGCGGCGCCCTCGACCTCGGCTTCATGATGCTGCCGAAGTACCGCGCCTGGGTCATCGTCGCCTCGCTGGCGATCTGCCTCTTCACCTGGTACGTGATCGAGAAGACGCGCCTCGGCGCCTATCTGCGCGCCGCCACCGAGAATCCCAAGCTGACCCAGGCCTTCGGCATCAACGTGCCGCTGATGGTGATGCTGACCTACGGTTTCGGCGTCGGCCTGGCCGGGCTGGCCGGCGTGCTGGCGGCGCCGGCGACGCAGGTCGGGCCGCTGATGGGCTCCAACCTGATCATCGTCGTCTTTGCCGTGGTGGTGATCGGCGGCATGGGCTCGATCCTCGGCACCGTCGTCACCGGACTCGGCCTCGGCCTGATCGAGGGCCTGGCCAAGGTGTTCTGGCCGGAGGTCAGCGCCACCGTCGTCTTCATCATCATGGCCATCGTGCTCATGCTTCGCCCGTCCGGGCTTTTCGGGAGGCAGCAATCATGA
- a CDS encoding ABC transporter ATP-binding protein, giving the protein MSATEYLRVSDLHAFYGESHILHGMDFSVRRGECVSLLGRNGAGRTTTLRALMGLTGRRTGSIMVNGREVVGLSPHKIAQLGVGYCPEERGIYAGLSCEENLLLPPRVSSGGMSIDELYAMFPNLKERRHSQGTRLSGGEQQMLAMARILRTGARLLLLDEISEGLAPVIVQKLAEIIGELKKRDYTIVLVEQNFRFAAPLADRMCIVEHGQVVAEIANHELAEKQPLLQQYLGV; this is encoded by the coding sequence ATGAGCGCTACCGAATACCTGCGGGTCTCCGACCTGCATGCCTTCTACGGCGAATCGCACATCCTGCACGGCATGGATTTCTCGGTGCGGCGCGGCGAGTGCGTGTCGCTGCTCGGTCGCAACGGCGCCGGCCGGACCACCACGCTGCGTGCGCTGATGGGGCTGACCGGCCGGCGGACCGGGTCGATCATGGTCAACGGCCGCGAGGTCGTCGGCCTCTCGCCGCACAAGATCGCCCAGCTCGGCGTCGGCTACTGCCCGGAGGAGCGCGGCATCTACGCCGGGCTGTCGTGCGAGGAAAACCTGCTGCTGCCGCCGCGCGTCTCGTCCGGCGGCATGAGCATCGACGAGCTCTACGCGATGTTCCCGAACCTCAAGGAGCGCCGGCACAGCCAAGGCACCCGGCTGTCCGGCGGCGAACAGCAGATGCTGGCGATGGCGCGCATCCTGCGCACCGGCGCCCGGCTGCTGCTGCTCGACGAGATCTCGGAAGGCCTGGCACCGGTGATCGTGCAGAAGCTGGCCGAGATCATCGGCGAGCTGAAGAAGCGCGACTACACCATCGTCCTGGTCGAGCAGAACTTCCGCTTCGCCGCGCCGCTGGCCGATCGCATGTGCATCGTCGAGCACGGCCAGGTGGTGGCGGAGATCGCCAATCACGAGCTGGCCGAGAAGCAGCCGCTGCTGCAGCAATACCTGGGAGTGTGA
- the mmsB gene encoding 3-hydroxyisobutyrate dehydrogenase, with protein MKIAFIGLGNMGLPMAQNLSRAGFAVSGFDLSAAQMDALAAVGGERAVSAAAAVTGADAVVTMLPASRHVEATYLGAGGVLDCAAPGTLFIDCSTIAPEAARKVAVAAAARGFAMLDAPVSGGTGGAQAGTLTFMVGGAAGALDRARPLLEKMGRNIFHAGDSGAGQTVKVCNNMLLGILMSGTAEALRLGMANGMDPKVLSEIMAKSSGRNWVLEVYNPCPGVMDSAPSSRGYAGGFGVDLMLKDLGLAVENSLSVGASVPMGALARNLYDLHSKAGNGGLDFGSIFNLLGAHANAPA; from the coding sequence ATGAAGATCGCTTTCATCGGCCTCGGCAACATGGGCCTGCCGATGGCCCAGAACCTGTCCCGTGCCGGTTTCGCCGTCAGCGGCTTCGACCTGTCGGCGGCGCAGATGGACGCGCTGGCGGCTGTCGGCGGCGAGCGGGCGGTATCGGCCGCCGCCGCCGTGACCGGTGCCGACGCGGTCGTCACCATGCTGCCGGCGTCGCGCCACGTCGAGGCGACCTACCTCGGCGCGGGCGGCGTGCTCGACTGTGCTGCCCCCGGCACGCTGTTCATCGACTGCTCGACGATCGCCCCGGAAGCGGCGCGCAAGGTCGCCGTGGCGGCCGCCGCGCGCGGTTTCGCGATGCTCGACGCACCGGTCTCCGGCGGCACCGGCGGCGCCCAGGCCGGTACGCTGACCTTCATGGTCGGCGGCGCGGCAGGCGCGCTCGACCGGGCGCGGCCGCTGCTCGAGAAGATGGGCAGGAACATCTTCCATGCCGGTGACAGCGGCGCCGGGCAGACGGTCAAGGTGTGCAACAACATGCTGCTCGGCATCCTGATGTCGGGCACGGCCGAGGCGCTGCGCCTGGGCATGGCCAACGGCATGGACCCGAAGGTGCTGTCCGAGATCATGGCCAAGAGCTCGGGGCGCAACTGGGTGCTCGAGGTCTACAACCCGTGCCCCGGCGTGATGGACAGCGCGCCGTCGTCGCGCGGCTACGCCGGCGGCTTCGGCGTCGACCTGATGCTGAAGGACCTCGGCCTGGCCGTCGAGAACTCGCTCTCCGTGGGCGCCAGCGTGCCGATGGGGGCGCTCGCGCGCAACCTGTACGACCTGCACAGCAAGGCCGGCAACGGCGGGCTGGACTTCGGCAGCATCTTCAACCTGCTGGGGGCGCACGCGAATGCGCCCGCGTAA
- a CDS encoding CoA-acylating methylmalonate-semialdehyde dehydrogenase — protein sequence MSTSKTEVATIHHFIGGKAYPSRAKEWRDVTNPATQEVVARVPFATPEEVELAVATAKEAFKTWRNTSLSSRLRIMLKFQQLLRENVGPLAEMITREHGKTLPDAEGEVGRGLEAVEHACTITSLQLGEIAENAATGVEVYNLLQPIGVGAGITAFNFPVMLPCFMFPLAIAAGNTFVLKPSEQDPTSTMMLVELAHKAGVPAGVLNVVHGGAEVANMICDHPDIRALSFIGSTHVGTHIYRRASDAGKRVQSMMGAKNHCVIMPDANKEQALNNLIGSAFGAAGQRCMANSVAVLVGDARNWLEDLVGKSRGLKVGPGTDRSADLGPLVNRNARTRVINLIDSGVAQGARLLLDGRDCQVPGYESGNFVGPTVFADVKPGMDIYDQEIFGPVLCVVGVDTLDEAIAFVNANPNGNGTSIFTSSGWAARKYQNEIDVGQLGINVPIPVPVAYFSFTGSRASKLGDLGPNGKQAIAFWTQTKTVTARWFEEGSSAGKVNTTISLK from the coding sequence ATGTCCACCTCCAAGACTGAAGTCGCCACCATCCATCATTTCATCGGCGGCAAGGCCTACCCGTCGCGCGCCAAGGAGTGGCGCGACGTGACCAACCCGGCGACGCAGGAAGTCGTCGCCCGCGTCCCGTTCGCCACGCCGGAGGAAGTCGAACTCGCCGTGGCGACCGCCAAGGAAGCCTTCAAGACCTGGCGCAACACCTCGCTGTCGAGCCGCCTGCGCATCATGCTCAAGTTCCAGCAGCTGCTGCGCGAGAACGTCGGCCCGCTGGCCGAGATGATCACCCGCGAGCACGGCAAGACGCTGCCCGACGCCGAAGGCGAGGTTGGCCGCGGCCTCGAGGCGGTCGAGCACGCGTGCACGATCACCAGCCTGCAGCTGGGCGAGATCGCCGAGAACGCCGCCACCGGCGTCGAGGTGTACAACCTGCTGCAGCCGATCGGCGTCGGCGCCGGCATCACCGCCTTCAACTTCCCGGTGATGCTGCCCTGCTTCATGTTCCCGCTGGCCATCGCCGCCGGCAACACCTTCGTGCTGAAGCCGTCCGAGCAGGACCCGACCTCGACCATGATGCTCGTCGAGCTGGCGCACAAGGCCGGCGTCCCGGCCGGCGTGCTCAACGTCGTGCATGGCGGCGCCGAGGTGGCCAACATGATCTGCGACCATCCCGACATCCGCGCGCTGTCGTTCATCGGCTCGACCCACGTCGGCACGCACATCTACCGCCGCGCTTCCGACGCCGGCAAGCGCGTGCAGTCGATGATGGGCGCCAAGAACCACTGCGTGATCATGCCGGACGCCAACAAGGAGCAGGCGCTCAACAACCTGATCGGTTCCGCCTTCGGCGCCGCCGGCCAGCGCTGCATGGCCAACTCGGTGGCGGTGCTGGTCGGCGACGCGCGCAACTGGCTGGAGGACCTGGTCGGGAAGTCGCGCGGCCTGAAGGTCGGCCCGGGCACCGACCGCTCGGCCGACCTCGGTCCGCTGGTGAACAGGAATGCCCGCACGCGCGTCATCAACCTGATCGACAGCGGCGTCGCGCAGGGCGCCCGGCTGCTGCTCGACGGCCGCGACTGCCAGGTGCCCGGCTACGAGTCCGGCAACTTCGTCGGCCCGACCGTCTTCGCCGACGTCAAGCCGGGCATGGACATCTACGACCAGGAGATCTTCGGGCCGGTGCTGTGCGTCGTCGGCGTCGACACGCTGGACGAGGCGATCGCCTTCGTCAACGCCAACCCGAACGGCAACGGCACCTCGATCTTCACGTCGAGCGGCTGGGCGGCGCGCAAGTACCAGAACGAGATCGACGTCGGCCAGCTCGGCATCAACGTGCCGATCCCGGTGCCGGTCGCCTACTTCAGCTTCACTGGTTCGCGCGCCTCGAAGCTCGGCGACCTCGGCCCGAACGGAAAGCAGGCGATCGCCTTCTGGACCCAGACCAAGACCGTCACCGCCCGCTGGTTCGAGGAAGGCAGCTCGGCCGGCAAGGTGAACACCACCATCTCGCTGAAGTGA
- a CDS encoding ABC transporter substrate-binding protein, whose amino-acid sequence MLQLKKSLAAVLLAFSAAAQAQVSDGVVKVGVLTDMGGTYSGMGGPGSVVAAKMAVEDCLKAECKGMKIEVLSADHQNKADIASAKAREWLDRDKVDVLADLTNSAGALAIQKLIKEKGGVALYSGPATTRLTNEDCAPNGFHWMFDTYSAASGTAAALTRQGAKSWYFVTVDYAFGHSLEKEASEVVKTYGGNVVGNVRHPLNANDFSSFLLQAQASKSQIIGLSNGAQDTVNAIKAAREFGIGSDKNQQLAALLLFLTDVHAMGLDTAQGLVFSDGFYWNMDDETRAFSARFEKLHKGFKPTMVQAGVYSSVLHYLRSVAAAKSDDWKVVTQKMRELPIKDPVMRNATIRPDGRVAHDMYLFQVKKPSESKGPWDYYNLVSTIPAQIAFKPLKDSTCALVAAK is encoded by the coding sequence ATGCTGCAACTGAAAAAATCCCTGGCCGCCGTTCTGCTGGCCTTCTCCGCCGCCGCCCAGGCGCAGGTTTCCGACGGCGTCGTCAAGGTCGGCGTGCTCACCGACATGGGCGGCACCTATTCCGGCATGGGCGGCCCCGGCTCCGTCGTCGCCGCCAAGATGGCGGTCGAGGACTGCCTGAAGGCCGAATGCAAGGGCATGAAGATCGAGGTGCTGTCGGCCGACCACCAGAACAAGGCCGACATCGCCTCGGCCAAGGCGCGCGAGTGGCTGGACCGCGACAAGGTCGACGTGCTCGCCGACCTGACCAACTCCGCCGGCGCGCTGGCGATCCAGAAGCTGATCAAGGAGAAGGGCGGCGTCGCGCTGTACAGCGGCCCGGCGACTACCCGCCTGACCAACGAGGACTGCGCGCCGAACGGCTTCCACTGGATGTTCGACACCTATTCGGCGGCGTCCGGGACGGCGGCGGCGCTGACCCGCCAGGGGGCGAAGTCGTGGTACTTCGTCACCGTCGATTACGCCTTCGGCCATTCGCTCGAGAAGGAGGCCAGCGAGGTGGTGAAGACCTACGGCGGCAACGTCGTCGGCAACGTCCGCCATCCGCTCAACGCCAACGACTTCTCGTCCTTCCTGCTGCAGGCGCAGGCGTCCAAGTCGCAGATCATCGGCCTGTCGAACGGCGCCCAGGATACGGTCAATGCGATCAAGGCGGCGCGCGAGTTCGGCATCGGCAGCGACAAGAACCAGCAGCTGGCGGCGCTGCTGCTGTTCCTCACCGACGTCCATGCGATGGGTCTCGACACCGCGCAGGGGCTGGTCTTCTCCGACGGCTTCTACTGGAACATGGACGACGAGACGCGCGCCTTCTCCGCCCGCTTCGAGAAACTGCACAAGGGCTTCAAGCCGACCATGGTGCAGGCCGGCGTCTATTCCAGCGTGCTGCACTACCTGCGCTCCGTGGCTGCCGCCAAGAGCGACGACTGGAAGGTCGTCACGCAGAAGATGCGCGAGCTGCCGATCAAGGACCCGGTGATGCGCAACGCCACGATCCGTCCCGACGGCCGCGTGGCGCACGACATGTACCTGTTCCAGGTGAAGAAGCCGAGCGAGTCCAAGGGCCCGTGGGACTACTACAACCTGGTGTCCACCATCCCCGCGCAGATCGCCTTCAAGCCGCTGAAGGATTCGACCTGCGCGCTGGTTGCGGCGAAGTAG
- a CDS encoding LysR family transcriptional regulator yields the protein MNNLRIDWDNLRIFLAVARSQSALEAAGQLELDHSTVTRRLHRLEKEIGSKLFDRTTQGHRLTPTGDRLLEAVERIDNALSTVDAEIGGDSQVLTGQVRLGATEGFGSFFLAPHLADFCARHPGITVDLLPVPRFVNLSKREADLAVSIERPESGAYVVCKLADYRLQLYATRHYLDRNPTISTLSDLQMHRFIGYVDELTFSTELRYLSKLAPGAAVKLRSTSIVAQFFAARQGHALAVLPSFIGNTSPDLIPVLPRTVEVVRSFWLIAPSERREIARVRALWDFLRERADRNRAYLMGETDSIVWS from the coding sequence ATGAACAATCTCCGGATCGACTGGGACAACCTGCGCATCTTTCTCGCCGTCGCGCGCAGCCAATCGGCGCTGGAAGCGGCCGGGCAGCTGGAACTGGATCACTCGACGGTGACCCGGCGCCTGCACCGGCTGGAAAAGGAAATCGGCAGCAAGCTGTTCGACCGCACCACGCAAGGCCATCGGCTGACGCCGACCGGCGACCGGCTGCTGGAAGCCGTCGAGCGCATCGACAACGCGCTGAGCACCGTCGACGCCGAGATCGGCGGCGACAGCCAGGTGCTGACCGGCCAGGTCCGCCTCGGCGCGACGGAGGGCTTCGGCAGCTTCTTCCTGGCGCCGCACCTGGCGGATTTCTGCGCCCGCCACCCCGGGATCACCGTCGACCTGCTGCCGGTACCGCGCTTCGTCAACCTCTCCAAGCGCGAAGCCGATCTCGCGGTCAGCATCGAACGCCCCGAGAGCGGCGCCTACGTCGTCTGCAAGCTCGCCGACTATCGCCTGCAGCTCTACGCCACCCGCCACTACCTCGACCGCAACCCGACCATCTCCACGCTCAGCGACCTGCAGATGCACCGCTTCATCGGCTACGTCGATGAACTGACCTTCAGCACCGAATTGCGCTACCTGAGCAAGCTGGCCCCCGGCGCCGCGGTCAAGCTGCGCAGCACGAGCATCGTCGCCCAGTTCTTCGCCGCGCGGCAGGGGCACGCGCTGGCCGTGCTCCCGTCGTTCATCGGCAACACCAGCCCGGACCTGATCCCCGTGCTGCCGCGCACGGTCGAGGTGGTGCGCTCGTTCTGGCTGATCGCGCCGAGCGAGCGGCGCGAGATCGCCCGCGTGCGCGCGCTGTGGGATTTCCTGCGCGAACGCGCCGACCGCAACCGCGCCTACCTGATGGGCGAGACCGACAGCATCGTCTGGAGTTGA
- a CDS encoding nucleoside recognition family protein, whose translation MTILIEIILKAGRSAIELSLFVLLPVMVVMLSLMRMLEARGVLDWLVARLTPWLKPVGLTGLGVFAALQINFVSFAAPVATLAMMEQRGASDRHLAATLAMVMAMAQANASFPLAALGLTLGPVLALSLVGGLAAAAVTYHLFGRRLDSAEQRLDETLHHPVADDAKGVLDVINRAGAEAFKIAIGAMPMLVLSLVVVTALRAGGAVDALTYLLAPLLAAVQIDSALILPALTKYLAGGNAMLGVMDEMLRQQQATVALLNRSAGFLIHPLDLAGVAVLISAGKRVATVWKPAALGAGVGIAVRTLGHAFLA comes from the coding sequence ATGACGATCCTGATCGAAATCATCCTCAAGGCCGGCCGCTCGGCGATCGAGCTGTCGCTGTTCGTACTGCTGCCGGTGATGGTGGTGATGCTGTCGCTGATGCGCATGCTGGAGGCCCGCGGCGTGCTCGACTGGCTGGTCGCCCGGCTGACGCCGTGGCTGAAGCCGGTCGGCCTGACCGGGCTGGGCGTGTTCGCGGCGCTGCAGATCAACTTCGTCAGCTTCGCCGCGCCGGTGGCGACGCTGGCGATGATGGAGCAGCGCGGCGCCTCCGACCGCCACCTCGCCGCGACGCTGGCGATGGTGATGGCGATGGCGCAGGCCAACGCCTCGTTCCCGCTGGCCGCGCTCGGGCTGACCCTCGGGCCGGTGCTGGCGCTGTCGCTGGTCGGCGGCCTGGCGGCGGCGGCGGTCACCTACCACCTGTTCGGCCGGCGGCTGGACAGCGCCGAGCAGCGCCTCGACGAAACGCTCCATCACCCGGTCGCGGACGACGCCAAGGGCGTGCTCGACGTGATCAACCGCGCCGGCGCCGAGGCCTTCAAGATCGCCATCGGCGCGATGCCGATGCTGGTGCTGTCGCTGGTCGTGGTCACCGCGCTGCGCGCCGGCGGCGCCGTCGATGCGCTGACCTACCTGCTGGCGCCGCTGCTGGCGGCGGTGCAGATCGACAGCGCGCTGATCCTGCCGGCACTGACCAAGTACCTGGCCGGCGGCAACGCGATGCTCGGGGTGATGGACGAGATGCTGCGCCAGCAGCAGGCCACCGTCGCGCTGCTCAACCGCAGCGCCGGGTTCCTGATCCACCCGCTCGACCTGGCCGGCGTCGCCGTGCTCATTTCCGCCGGCAAGCGCGTCGCCACGGTGTGGAAGCCGGCGGCGCTCGGCGCCGGCGTCGGCATCGCCGTGCGTACGCTCGGCCACGCCTTCCTGGCCTGA
- a CDS encoding FIST signal transduction protein — protein MDLQTCSFTPAGGWTKGLSSALDSERTLVFVFGAPEFRDDDRAVGELRRTFPRSHMLGCSTAGEIAGVLVNDHSLSVAIVRFAHSDVEIAAAQISGAADSFAAGARIGGSLPPDGLRAVFVLSDGLKVNGSELVKGLNASLPAGTVVTGGLAADGDRFERTWVLHDGRLQSGVIVAAGLYGDRLRVGHGSRGGWDSFGPERRVTRAAGNVLYELDGKPALSLYKEYLGERAAGLPATGLLFPLSIRLDTEDAPNLVRTILAVDEAAQSMTFAGDIPQGCMARLMRANFDRLVNGASIAADQAAGSSPAAPTLAVAISCVGRRLVLGERIEEETEVALEHLPPGTQQVGFYSYGEISPYASGSCDLHNQTMTLTTIAEC, from the coding sequence ATGGATTTGCAGACGTGTTCGTTCACGCCCGCCGGCGGCTGGACGAAGGGGCTGTCGTCGGCACTCGATTCGGAACGCACGCTGGTGTTCGTTTTCGGCGCGCCGGAATTCCGCGACGACGACCGTGCCGTCGGCGAACTGCGGCGCACCTTTCCCCGCTCGCACATGCTCGGCTGCTCGACGGCCGGCGAGATCGCCGGTGTGCTGGTCAACGACCACAGTCTGTCGGTGGCGATCGTCCGTTTCGCGCACAGCGACGTCGAAATCGCCGCAGCGCAAATTAGCGGCGCAGCCGACTCCTTCGCGGCCGGCGCCAGGATCGGCGGCTCGCTGCCACCGGACGGGCTGCGTGCGGTATTCGTGCTGTCCGACGGACTCAAGGTCAACGGCAGCGAACTGGTGAAAGGGCTGAACGCCAGCCTGCCCGCAGGAACCGTCGTCACCGGCGGGCTCGCCGCCGACGGCGACCGCTTCGAACGCACCTGGGTGCTGCACGACGGCCGCCTGCAAAGCGGTGTGATCGTCGCCGCCGGACTCTACGGCGACCGCCTGCGCGTCGGCCACGGCTCGCGCGGCGGCTGGGACAGTTTCGGTCCCGAGCGGCGCGTCACCCGTGCGGCCGGCAACGTGCTTTACGAACTCGACGGCAAGCCGGCGCTGTCGCTTTACAAGGAGTACCTCGGCGAGCGCGCGGCGGGTCTGCCGGCAACCGGTCTGCTCTTCCCGTTGTCGATCCGGCTGGACACCGAGGATGCACCGAATCTGGTGCGCACGATCCTCGCCGTCGACGAAGCGGCACAGTCGATGACCTTCGCCGGCGACATCCCGCAGGGCTGCATGGCCCGCCTGATGCGCGCCAATTTCGACCGCCTGGTCAACGGCGCCAGCATCGCCGCCGACCAGGCCGCCGGATCCTCGCCCGCGGCGCCGACGCTGGCAGTCGCGATCAGCTGCGTCGGCCGCCGCCTCGTCCTCGGCGAACGCATCGAGGAAGAGACGGAAGTCGCGCTCGAGCACCTGCCGCCGGGAACACAGCAGGTCGGCTTCTATTCCTACGGCGAGATTTCGCCATACGCCTCCGGCTCGTGCGATTTGCACAACCAGACGATGACGCTGACCACCATCGCGGAGTGCTGA